One window from the genome of Elaeis guineensis isolate ETL-2024a chromosome 5, EG11, whole genome shotgun sequence encodes:
- the LOC105045520 gene encoding histone-lysine N-methyltransferase, H3 lysine-9 specific SUVH1: MERQSNCSPCSSNENAVLDVKPLRSLAPMFPAPLGLNTFTQSTAPPFVCVAPVGPFPSGFESGCPSGFSPAFTSFATSDAPHRGSVGPVPGAANVGAADVEMPNANGCIRATPLSSTFRTPPTNVIPVDDDEEPTYSGHTSASGRRIKRPAHLSSYRSVGSDTEGIDGLKVKKVRPRKVFDSELALVPSSLHDIKRSVETILVTFDALRRRLLQVDEANDINRRADLKAGAIMMANNLRANLGKRIGPVSGVEIGDIFYFRMEMCVVGLHAPSMAGIDYMNARFGEQDDTVAMSIVSAGGYENEEDDVDVLVYTGQGGSSKNSKNQMDDQKLERGNLALERSKDRKNEIRVIRSAKDFSVQNGKIYIYDGLYKIQKSWIDKSKSGFNVFKYQLLREPGQRDGLAVWKRTQKWKENPASRERVILPDISSGIENLPVCLVNDVDGEKGPGHFTYVTKVMYLRPISSMKRLGGCACLSVCLPGDTNCSCAQQNSGDLPYSSTGFLVSRKPVIYECGSSCQCSINCRNRVTQKGIRLHFEVFRTRDRGWGLRSWDPIRAGTFICEYTGEVVDEIRLDDDGEEDEYIFQTTGAGEKTFKWNYEPELLGEPRTNDLSETFEPLPIIISARNMGNISRFMNHSCSPNVFWQPVQHDHADEGYPHIMFFAIKHIPPLTELTYDYGQGEVESGGMGPRRAKKCLCGSPKCRGFFR; encoded by the coding sequence ATGGAAAGGCAATCAAACTGCAGTCCTTGTTCATCCAATGAAAATGCAGTATTAGATGTGAAACCATTACGGTCCCTAGCTCCGATGTTTCCTGCACCACTGGGGTTGAACACGTTCACCCAGTCGACTGCCCCTCCTTTTGTTTGTGTCGCCCCTGTTGGTCCATTCCCATCTGGTTTCGAGTCTGGGTGCCCTTCTGGGTTCTCTCCAGCGTTTACCTCTTTTGCCACTTCAGATGCCCCTCACCGGGGGTCAGTGGGCCCTGTTCCTGGAGCTGCTAACGTTGGAGCTGCTGATGTTGAAATGCCCAATGCTAATGGCTGTATTCGGGCCACTCCACTCTCTTCTACCTTTCGGACGCCACCAACAAATGTCATCCCAGTGGACGATGATGAAGAACCTACTTACAGTGGTCACACATCAGCATCTGGAAGGAGGATTAAGAGACCTGCACACTTAAGTAGCTATCGTTCGGTTGGTTCTGATACAGAGGGCATTGATGGGTTGAAGGTCAAAAAGGTGCGCCCTAGAAAGGTTTTCGACAGTGAGCTAGCTTTGGTGCCATCTTCGTTGCATGACATCAAGCGATCAGTAGAGACGATCCTCGTGACTTTTGATGCACTCCGGCGGAGGCTTCTGCAGGTGGATGAGGCAAATGATATAAACAGGCGGGCGGATTTAAAAGCTGGGGCCATCATGATGGCTAATAATCTCAGGGCTAATTTAGGGAAGAGGATAGGACCTGTTTCAGGGGTTGAAATTGGGGATATTTTCTATTTTAGGATGGAAATGTGTGTGGTTGGGTTGCATGCCCCTAGCATGGCTGGTATTGATTACATGAATGCAAGGTTTGGTGAACAGGATGATACTGTGGCCATGAGTATTGTTTCGGCTGGGGGTTATGAAAATGAAGAAGATGATGTGGATGTTTTGGTTTATACTGGCCAGGGAGGCAGTAGCAAAAACAGCAAGAATCAAATGGATGACCAGAAGCTTGAAAGAGGTAACCTCGCTCTGGAGAGAAGCAAGGATCGGAAGAATGAGATTAGGGTGATAAGGAGTGCAAAAGATTTCAGCGTGCAGAATGGCAAGATTTACATCTATGATGGCCTCTACAAGATTCAGAAGTCCTGGATAGACAAAAGTAAGTCTGGCTTTAATGTTTTCAAGTACCAGCTGCTAAGAGAACCGGGGCAGCGTGATGGACTTGCGGTGTGGAAACGGACTCAGAAATGGAAAGAGAATCCAGCATCTAGAGAAAGAGTTATACTCCCTGACATATCATCTGGTATTGAAAATCTTCCTGTTTGCCTTGTTAATGATGTTGATGGTGAGAAGGGACCCGGCCATTTCACGTATGTCACAAAAGTCATGTATTTGAGACCTATTAGCTCAATGAAACGTTTAGGGGGCTGTGCATGCCTTAGTGTGTGCCTTCCTGGTGATACCAATTGCTCTTGTGCTCAACAAAATAGTGGTGACCTTCCATATAGTTCAACCGGCTTCCTTGTGAGCCGCAAGCCTGTAATATATGAATGTGGTTCTTCCTGTCAGTGCTCTATTAATTGCCGGAATAGAGTTACTCAGAAGGGTATTAGGCTCCACTTTGAAGTTTTCAGAACGAGGGACAGGGGTTGGGGTCTTCGTTCTTGGGATCCTATTCGGGCAGGTACATTTATTTGTGAATATACAGGCGAAGTTGTTGATGAAATCAGATtggatgatgatggtgaagaagATGAATACATATTTCAAACAACAGGTGCCGGAGAGAAAACATTCAAATGGAACTATGAACCTGAGTTGCTTGGAGAACCAAGAACAAATGACTTAAGTGAGACTTTTGAGCCGCTACCTATTATCATAAGTGCAAGGAATATGGGCAACATTTCCCGTTTTATGAACCATAGCTGCTCCCCTAATGTCTTTTGGCAGCCCGTTCAACATGATCATGCTGATGAAGGATACCCACATATCATGTTTTTTGCAATCAAGCACATTCCTCCCTTGACAGAATTGACGTATGATTATGGCCAGGGTGAAGTTGAATCTGGTGGCATGGGGCCCCGTAGAGCTAAGAAGTGTTTATGTGGATCGCCAAAGTGTCGAGGCTTTTTCCGCTAA